The Pelagibacterium halotolerans B2 genome has a segment encoding these proteins:
- a CDS encoding DUF2283 domain-containing protein, with translation MNHPVVKYDAEANAAYIRFSSARVEASQEVSPGVVLDYDAEGHIVGMGVLDARAHLPADVLTKAA, from the coding sequence ATGAACCATCCTGTCGTAAAATACGATGCCGAAGCCAACGCGGCCTATATTCGGTTCTCGAGCGCCCGGGTGGAGGCCAGCCAAGAGGTGTCGCCGGGCGTTGTGCTGGATTACGATGCCGAGGGCCATATTGTCGGCATGGGAGTTCTCGATGCGCGCGCACACCTGCCTGCCGATGTGCTCACAAAGGCCGCCTGA
- a CDS encoding vanadium-dependent haloperoxidase: protein MRWLRLLAVVLAVGAAQPAQAQRPDAQDVLVGWNRLILELVRHTPTYSPPVASRAFGYLGVTAYETVASGDDGFSTLAGQLNALDPLPGRAPGAAYDEAILLHAAMSFGANAFFGNTGPTGQRAMDTMDARTATMLAEGVDPDIVARSTALGTAIGEHILAWSLDDGGAVIENLGFPYDFETVEDPSLWVPTNRVAVQQAPLLPGWGNNRPFAMPQGNSCALPPPPAYSEAPGSPFYEEAMEVHDAVVNLTDEQEAIARFWSDDPMLSPTPPGHWIFLTLDALEKKDADLAETVDVLARLGVVLADSFIGCWDAKYQYNLVRPVTYLNRLVDPDWQPILITPPFPEYPSGHSTQSGAAASMLEAHFGENFGFSDRTHEDDGLAVRHFASFWEAAEEAAVSRLYGGIHFRSAIELGLEQGRCIAGFTNALITRSPS from the coding sequence GTGAGGTGGCTGCGCCTTTTGGCAGTGGTTCTGGCGGTTGGCGCCGCGCAACCGGCCCAGGCCCAACGGCCCGATGCTCAGGACGTGCTGGTGGGCTGGAACCGGTTGATCCTTGAATTAGTGCGGCATACGCCCACCTATTCGCCGCCCGTTGCCAGCCGGGCGTTCGGCTATCTGGGGGTCACCGCCTATGAGACCGTGGCGAGTGGGGACGATGGGTTCTCAACGCTCGCTGGCCAGCTCAACGCGCTCGACCCCCTGCCCGGGCGCGCGCCCGGCGCCGCCTATGACGAAGCCATTCTGCTCCATGCGGCGATGAGTTTCGGCGCCAACGCGTTTTTCGGCAATACCGGGCCGACGGGCCAGCGGGCCATGGACACCATGGATGCCCGCACCGCGACGATGCTGGCCGAGGGTGTCGATCCGGATATCGTTGCGCGCAGCACCGCGCTGGGCACCGCGATCGGCGAGCACATTCTGGCCTGGTCGCTTGATGATGGCGGAGCGGTCATCGAAAATCTGGGCTTCCCCTATGATTTTGAAACCGTTGAAGACCCCTCGCTGTGGGTCCCGACAAACCGCGTGGCCGTGCAACAGGCACCATTGCTTCCCGGCTGGGGGAACAACCGGCCCTTTGCCATGCCGCAAGGCAATAGCTGCGCGCTGCCCCCGCCGCCCGCTTACAGCGAGGCGCCGGGCTCGCCATTTTACGAGGAGGCCATGGAGGTCCACGACGCCGTGGTCAACCTGACCGACGAACAGGAAGCCATCGCCCGGTTCTGGTCGGATGATCCCATGCTCTCGCCCACGCCGCCGGGTCACTGGATCTTCCTCACGCTCGATGCGCTTGAAAAAAAGGATGCAGACCTTGCCGAAACCGTTGACGTTCTGGCCCGGCTCGGCGTGGTGCTGGCCGATTCCTTCATCGGGTGCTGGGATGCAAAATATCAGTACAATCTCGTGCGCCCGGTGACCTATCTCAACCGACTGGTCGATCCGGACTGGCAGCCCATCCTGATCACCCCACCGTTTCCCGAATATCCGTCGGGCCACTCCACTCAATCGGGCGCGGCGGCAAGCATGCTGGAAGCCCATTTCGGCGAGAACTTCGGGTTTTCCGACCGCACCCATGAAGATGACGGGCTGGCCGTGCGCCATTTTGCCAGTTTCTGGGAAGCGGCCGAGGAAGCGGCGGTGTCGCGGCTTTATGGCGGCATTCATTTCCGCTCCGCCATCGAACTGGGGCTCGAACAGGGCCGGTGTATCGCCGGGTTCACCAACGCGCTCATCACGCGGAGCCCGTCATGA
- a CDS encoding IS3 family transposase (programmed frameshift) encodes MRKSRFSEEQIISILREQEQGKPTAEVCRTHGISANTFYRWKSKYGGMEVSDARRLRQLEDENSRLKRLLAEQVLDNTMLKDLLGKELTTPQRRRGAAVTLMERYEVSQRRACRLVSVDPKTVRHEHPPDNPEVRERMREIAAERRRFGYRRIGIMLEREGITMNHKKLRRLYREEGLAVKRRRGRKRATGSRRPILTPSGPCERWSLDFLADVFGAARRFRILAVIDDFSRECLALVCDTSLSGERVARELDALIRLYGKPAVIVSDNGTELTSRAILRWQQEAGVEWHYIAPGKPQQNGFVESFNGWLRDELLNEEVFESLSHARRCVARWRHDYNNVRPHSALGGLTPASVRRSPELLRGSAHGALDPTEKMDYQSAALP; translated from the exons ATGAGAAAGAGCCGATTCAGCGAGGAGCAGATCATCTCTATCCTGCGTGAGCAGGAGCAGGGAAAGCCCACCGCGGAGGTCTGCCGCACGCACGGCATAAGCGCGAACACCTTCTATCGCTGGAAGTCGAAATACGGCGGGATGGAGGTGTCCGACGCGCGACGGCTCAGGCAGCTCGAAGACGAGAACAGCCGGTTGAAGCGTCTGCTGGCCGAACAAGTGCTGGACAATACGATGCTCAAGGATCTGCTGG GGAAAGAACTGACGACGCCCCAGCGGCGGCGCGGTGCGGCTGTGACGTTGATGGAGCGCTATGAGGTCTCCCAGCGTCGAGCCTGCCGGCTGGTGAGCGTCGATCCCAAGACCGTCCGCCATGAGCACCCGCCGGACAACCCGGAGGTTCGCGAGCGCATGCGCGAGATCGCGGCGGAACGCCGCCGGTTCGGCTACCGGCGGATCGGGATCATGCTCGAACGTGAAGGCATCACGATGAACCACAAGAAGCTGAGGCGGCTCTATCGTGAGGAAGGCCTGGCGGTGAAACGCCGGCGCGGTCGCAAGCGGGCGACCGGATCGCGTCGGCCCATACTCACGCCCTCCGGGCCGTGCGAGCGGTGGAGCCTGGACTTCCTGGCGGACGTGTTCGGCGCGGCGCGCCGGTTCCGCATCCTGGCCGTGATCGACGACTTCTCGCGCGAGTGCCTGGCGCTGGTGTGCGACACCTCGCTTTCGGGCGAGCGGGTTGCGCGTGAGCTGGATGCGCTGATCCGGCTCTACGGCAAGCCGGCGGTGATCGTCTCTGACAACGGCACCGAGCTGACCAGTCGGGCGATCCTGCGCTGGCAGCAGGAAGCGGGCGTGGAATGGCACTACATCGCGCCGGGCAAGCCGCAGCAGAACGGCTTCGTGGAGAGCTTCAACGGGTGGCTGCGCGACGAGCTTCTGAACGAGGAGGTCTTCGAGAGCCTCAGCCACGCCCGCCGCTGCGTCGCCCGCTGGCGGCACGACTACAACAATGTCCGGCCGCACTCGGCGCTAGGCGGACTTACTCCGGCGTCCGTGCGCCGATCGCCCGAGCTCTTGAGGGGCTCGGCTCACGGCGCACTCGATCCAACCGAAAAGATGGACTATCAATCCGCGGCGCTCCCATAA
- a CDS encoding CRTAC1 family protein → MMRLVLGLSLVVAPALGQEPAIPHFAEVTASAGIDSVFWGEWEYMVGGGVAVFDCDGNRKPDMVLAGGTAPAKFYRNTGEVGGALSFAQEASGLEMEAVTGAYPLDIDSDGIIDIALLRVGENQVMRGLGDCRFESANTDWGFDGGDGWSTAFAATWEAGQSWPTLAIGNYVDRYETMMPWGSCTDNWLHRPDTTDARFGTPIPLTPSYCALSMLFTDWNRSGTPSLRVSNDREYYKGGQEQLWRIQAGLAPELYGPEDGWQRLRIWGMGIAGHDLNSDGYPEYFLTSMADNKLQVLAEIPEAGAPLPVYSDLAYARGVTAHRPYTGGEIKPSTAWHAQFEDVNNDGLADLFVAKGNVWEMPDFALLDPNNLLLQRSDGTFLEAGEEAGVASLLTARGAALTDFNLDGQLDLLVVNRHDKAQLWQNVSHTSGNWLAIAPHQSGANRDAIGGWIEVRTGDGVQRREITSGGGHVSGIAGFSHFGLGDAQSADIRMLWPDGTEGEWQAAQASGFYNLERDAPLARWHPDAN, encoded by the coding sequence ATGATGCGGTTGGTTCTCGGATTGAGCCTTGTTGTCGCTCCAGCTCTGGGCCAGGAGCCGGCCATTCCCCACTTTGCCGAAGTCACGGCGAGCGCCGGGATCGACAGCGTCTTTTGGGGCGAGTGGGAATATATGGTGGGCGGGGGCGTCGCCGTCTTCGATTGCGACGGAAACCGAAAACCCGACATGGTGCTGGCCGGCGGCACGGCGCCGGCGAAATTTTACCGCAACACCGGCGAGGTCGGTGGCGCGCTCAGTTTTGCCCAGGAGGCGAGCGGGCTGGAGATGGAGGCCGTTACCGGCGCCTATCCCCTCGATATCGACAGCGACGGCATTATCGATATCGCCCTGCTGCGGGTGGGCGAAAACCAGGTGATGCGCGGACTGGGCGATTGCCGGTTCGAAAGCGCCAACACCGATTGGGGGTTTGATGGAGGGGACGGCTGGTCCACCGCCTTTGCCGCCACATGGGAGGCCGGGCAAAGCTGGCCGACGCTGGCCATCGGCAATTATGTCGATCGGTATGAAACGATGATGCCGTGGGGGTCATGCACCGACAACTGGCTGCACCGTCCAGACACCACCGACGCTCGTTTCGGCACGCCGATCCCCCTGACGCCAAGCTATTGCGCTCTCTCGATGCTGTTTACCGATTGGAACCGGTCGGGCACGCCATCGCTGCGCGTTTCCAATGACAGAGAGTATTACAAGGGCGGACAGGAACAGCTCTGGCGCATCCAGGCCGGTTTAGCGCCGGAACTTTACGGCCCCGAGGATGGCTGGCAGCGGCTGCGCATCTGGGGCATGGGCATTGCCGGACACGATCTGAATTCGGACGGCTATCCGGAATATTTCCTCACCTCGATGGCCGACAACAAGCTTCAGGTGCTTGCCGAGATTCCGGAGGCCGGAGCGCCGCTTCCGGTTTATTCCGACCTTGCCTATGCGCGCGGCGTCACCGCGCATCGCCCCTATACGGGCGGAGAGATAAAGCCCTCGACCGCCTGGCATGCTCAGTTCGAGGACGTCAACAATGACGGACTGGCCGATCTTTTCGTCGCCAAGGGCAATGTATGGGAAATGCCCGATTTCGCGCTGCTCGACCCCAACAATCTGCTGCTTCAGCGTTCGGACGGCACGTTCCTCGAAGCGGGCGAAGAGGCAGGGGTTGCCAGTCTTCTGACGGCGCGCGGCGCGGCGCTGACCGATTTCAATCTCGACGGGCAGCTCGATCTGCTCGTCGTCAACCGGCACGACAAGGCCCAGCTCTGGCAAAATGTCAGCCACACTTCCGGCAACTGGCTGGCTATAGCCCCGCACCAGTCCGGCGCCAACCGCGATGCCATCGGCGGCTGGATCGAGGTGCGGACGGGCGATGGCGTCCAGCGCCGCGAGATCACATCGGGCGGCGGGCATGTGAGCGGGATCGCGGGCTTTTCCCATTTCGGGCTGGGCGATGCGCAAAGCGCCGACATCCGCATGCTCTGGCCTGACGGCACCGAAGGCGAGTGGCAGGCGGCACAAGCGAGCGGCTTTTACAATCTCGAACGCGATGCGCCATTGGCGCGCTGGCACCCGGACGCGAACTGA
- a CDS encoding YciI family protein, with protein sequence MKYLTMVTTTNAAEIGQPPAELMMAIGELAQEAGPKLIDNGGMARMGLGAIKKGKLKVDGPFTETKEVVAGFAIYELDSEAEAVAWVRKFLELHETHWPQWEGEVELLEIMSMG encoded by the coding sequence ATGAAATATCTCACCATGGTGACCACCACCAACGCGGCCGAAATCGGCCAGCCGCCCGCCGAACTGATGATGGCAATCGGGGAGTTGGCCCAGGAGGCCGGGCCCAAGCTCATCGATAATGGCGGCATGGCCAGAATGGGCTTGGGCGCGATCAAGAAGGGCAAGCTCAAGGTGGACGGCCCCTTTACCGAGACCAAGGAAGTGGTCGCCGGCTTTGCCATCTACGAGCTCGACAGCGAGGCTGAGGCCGTCGCCTGGGTTCGCAAATTTCTCGAGCTGCACGAGACCCATTGGCCGCAGTGGGAGGGCGAAGTGGAACTGCTCGAGATCATGTCGATGGGCTGA
- the lepA gene encoding translation elongation factor 4 — protein MKTPQKTPLSSIRNFSIVAHIDHGKSTLADRLIQLTGGLDLREMKEQVLDSMDIERERGITIKAQTVRLEYEHTDGNHYVLNLIDTPGHVDFAYEVNRSLAACEGSLLVVDAAQGVEAQTLANVYHAIEVNHEIVPVLNKIDLPAAEPERVKSQIEDVIGIDASEAVEISAKTGLGIDKVLAAIVERLPAPKGDENAPLKAMLVDSWYDLYLGVVVLIRVIDGRIRKGQKIRMMQAGASYELDRVGVFTPKLVEVGELGPGEIGFFTASIKEVADTNVGDTITDDRKPTAEPLPGFRPAQPVVFCGLFPVDASDFDDLRAAMGKLRLNDASFSFEMETSAALGFGFRCGFLGLLHLEIIQERLSREFNLDLITTAPSVVYEVQMTDGSEVMLHNPADLPDPVKIEEIREPWIKATILTPDDYLGAILKLCQDRRGIQTNLSYVGQRAMVEYDLPLNEVVFDFYDRLKSISKGYASFDYQLDDYRAGDLVKMSILVNAEPVDALSMLVHRSQAEHRGRQMCEKLKDLIPPHLFVIPIQAAIGGRIIARETVRAMRKDVTAKCYGGDATRKRKLLEKQKEGKKKMRQFGKVEIPQEAFIKALKMDD, from the coding sequence ATGAAAACACCGCAGAAGACCCCGCTTTCTTCCATCCGCAATTTTTCCATCGTGGCCCATATCGACCACGGGAAATCGACGCTTGCCGACCGTCTGATCCAGCTCACCGGCGGGCTCGATCTGCGCGAGATGAAAGAGCAGGTGCTCGATTCCATGGATATCGAGCGCGAGCGCGGCATTACCATCAAGGCCCAGACCGTGCGGCTCGAATATGAGCACACCGATGGCAACCACTATGTGCTCAACCTGATCGATACCCCGGGCCATGTCGACTTCGCCTATGAGGTCAACCGCTCGCTCGCCGCCTGCGAAGGTTCGCTTCTTGTGGTGGACGCTGCGCAGGGCGTCGAGGCGCAGACATTGGCCAATGTCTATCACGCCATCGAGGTCAACCACGAGATCGTGCCGGTCCTCAACAAGATCGACCTGCCTGCCGCCGAGCCCGAGCGCGTCAAGTCCCAGATCGAGGACGTGATCGGCATCGATGCGTCCGAGGCGGTGGAAATCTCTGCCAAGACGGGGCTGGGGATCGACAAGGTTCTGGCCGCCATCGTCGAGCGTCTGCCCGCGCCCAAGGGCGATGAGAATGCTCCGCTCAAGGCCATGCTTGTCGATAGCTGGTACGATCTTTATCTCGGCGTCGTTGTGCTGATCCGGGTGATCGACGGGCGTATCCGGAAAGGCCAGAAGATCCGCATGATGCAGGCCGGAGCCTCCTATGAACTCGATCGGGTGGGCGTGTTCACCCCCAAGCTTGTCGAAGTGGGCGAACTTGGCCCGGGCGAAATCGGGTTCTTTACCGCCTCGATCAAGGAAGTGGCCGATACCAATGTCGGCGATACAATCACCGATGACAGAAAGCCCACGGCAGAACCGCTTCCCGGCTTCCGCCCGGCCCAGCCTGTGGTGTTCTGCGGCCTGTTTCCGGTCGATGCTTCAGATTTCGACGATCTGCGTGCCGCCATGGGCAAGCTGCGTCTCAACGATGCGAGCTTTTCGTTCGAGATGGAAACCTCTGCCGCGCTCGGGTTCGGGTTCCGCTGCGGGTTTTTGGGGTTGCTGCATCTCGAGATCATTCAGGAGCGGCTGAGCCGGGAGTTCAATCTCGATCTCATAACCACGGCACCCTCGGTGGTCTATGAAGTGCAGATGACCGATGGCAGCGAAGTGATGCTGCACAATCCCGCCGACCTGCCCGATCCGGTCAAGATCGAGGAAATCCGCGAACCCTGGATCAAGGCGACCATCTTAACGCCCGACGACTATCTGGGCGCGATTTTGAAACTCTGCCAGGACCGGCGCGGCATCCAGACCAACCTCTCCTATGTCGGTCAGCGCGCCATGGTGGAATACGACCTGCCGCTCAACGAAGTGGTCTTCGATTTCTACGACCGGCTGAAATCGATCTCCAAGGGCTATGCCAGTTTCGACTACCAGCTCGACGATTACCGCGCGGGTGATCTGGTCAAGATGAGTATCCTGGTCAATGCCGAGCCGGTCGACGCGCTCTCGATGCTGGTGCACCGCTCACAGGCCGAGCATCGCGGCCGCCAGATGTGCGAAAAACTCAAGGATCTGATTCCTCCGCACCTGTTCGTCATTCCCATCCAGGCCGCTATCGGCGGGCGCATCATCGCCCGTGAGACGGTGCGCGCCATGCGTAAGGACGTGACCGCCAAATGCTATGGCGGCGACGCGACGCGTAAGCGCAAGCTGCTCGAAAAGCAGAAAGAGGGGAAAAAGAAAATGCGCCAGTTCGGCAAGGTCGAAATCCCCCAGGAAGCCTTCATCAAGGCGCTCAAGATGGACGATTGA